A portion of the Algisphaera agarilytica genome contains these proteins:
- a CDS encoding ATP-binding protein — MLVLTVIQGPDKGRRFELPDHEPQQIGRSSEALPLKDQTISRRHAEMTPDGGRWILRDLGSSNGTFVNGVRVTEARLLHPGDQIRAGTSLLIFGEDPEGAQRRKLGGIRLAGRKEIDVNVEHTVASNDDSMIMSSPDPKQSAEFQLSIIYELVNLIGTITDKQELYEKVMEVVFNYFDADRGFILVTEKIGDPPEPMVVRRRHDGGRNLLPELRDKGKPITISRTIVQYVMQKQVGVLSSNAMSDERFAAGDSVQGYGIRSAMCVPIKYKDRIYGVIQVDSKIANYTYTEDQLTLLTAIGVQTGLALANLRLVEERLRSERLAGVGQTVASLSHSIKNILQGMRGGADVVELGLRKQNMGVVNSGWEIVSRNLERIYELTMNMLAYSKQRRPEIEMENLVPLLEEVAALVSKQYENKKVALIQDFAPDMPPVPIDGGAIHQAVLNLLSNALDAVEPEEGIVTLRCEFDASADRVVVSVADNGEGMSPSTKRTLFEPFHSTKGLRGTGLGLVVTKKVVDEHGGTIKVESTRDVGTTFTILLPVTMGSAPASADTHGPGLAV, encoded by the coding sequence TTGCTCGTACTCACTGTCATCCAGGGCCCGGACAAGGGGCGTCGCTTCGAGCTGCCGGACCACGAGCCGCAGCAGATCGGGCGATCGTCCGAGGCGTTGCCGCTCAAGGACCAGACCATCTCCCGCCGCCACGCCGAGATGACCCCGGACGGGGGGCGTTGGATCCTGCGTGACCTGGGCTCGAGCAACGGCACGTTCGTCAACGGCGTGCGCGTGACCGAGGCCCGCCTGCTGCACCCCGGCGACCAGATCCGTGCGGGCACGTCGCTGCTGATCTTTGGCGAAGACCCCGAGGGGGCGCAACGCCGAAAGCTCGGCGGCATCCGCCTGGCGGGGCGGAAAGAAATCGATGTCAACGTCGAGCACACCGTCGCGAGTAACGACGACTCGATGATCATGAGCTCGCCCGACCCGAAGCAGTCGGCCGAGTTTCAGCTGAGCATCATCTACGAGCTGGTCAACCTGATCGGCACGATCACGGACAAGCAGGAGCTGTACGAGAAGGTGATGGAGGTGGTGTTTAACTACTTCGATGCCGACCGAGGCTTCATTCTGGTGACGGAGAAGATCGGCGACCCGCCCGAACCCATGGTGGTGCGGCGTCGACACGACGGCGGGCGTAACCTGCTGCCCGAGCTGCGCGACAAGGGCAAGCCGATCACGATCAGCCGGACGATCGTGCAGTACGTCATGCAGAAACAGGTGGGCGTGCTGTCGAGCAACGCGATGAGCGACGAGCGTTTCGCTGCGGGCGACAGCGTGCAGGGCTACGGGATCCGCTCGGCGATGTGCGTTCCAATCAAATACAAGGATCGGATCTACGGCGTGATCCAGGTCGACTCGAAGATCGCCAACTACACCTACACAGAAGACCAGCTGACCCTGCTGACCGCCATCGGCGTGCAGACCGGTTTGGCGCTGGCCAACCTGCGCCTCGTTGAAGAACGGCTGCGCAGCGAACGCCTCGCGGGTGTCGGCCAAACCGTGGCGTCGCTGTCGCACTCGATCAAGAACATCCTCCAGGGCATGCGCGGCGGGGCGGACGTGGTCGAGCTGGGCCTGCGCAAGCAGAACATGGGCGTGGTCAACTCCGGCTGGGAGATCGTCTCGCGGAACCTCGAGCGCATCTACGAGCTGACCATGAACATGCTGGCCTACTCCAAGCAGCGTCGGCCTGAGATCGAGATGGAAAACCTCGTGCCGCTGCTCGAAGAGGTCGCGGCGCTGGTGAGCAAGCAGTACGAGAACAAGAAAGTCGCGCTCATCCAGGACTTCGCGCCGGATATGCCGCCCGTGCCGATCGATGGTGGGGCGATCCACCAGGCGGTGCTGAACCTGCTGAGCAACGCGCTCGACGCGGTCGAGCCGGAGGAAGGCATCGTGACGCTGCGGTGCGAGTTCGACGCCTCGGCCGACCGCGTGGTGGTGTCGGTGGCGGACAACGGCGAGGGCATGAGCCCGTCAACCAAACGCACGCTGTTCGAGCCTTTCCACTCGACCAAGGGCCTGCGCGGCACCGGCCTGGGCCTGGTGGTGACCAAGAAAGTCGTGGACGAGCACGGCGGGACGATCAAGGTGGAGTCGACGCGCGACGTGGGCACGACTTTTACGATCCTGCTTCCGGTCACGATGGGCTCGGCGCCCGCCTCGGCGGACACCCACGGGCCGGGCCTGGCGGTGTAA